Proteins encoded by one window of Bacillus sp. 2205SS5-2:
- the plsX gene encoding phosphate acyltransferase PlsX — MNLAIDVMGGDHAPTEIVNGVLLAREHFPKVNFILFGDENQISPLLSSKERIEIVHTEEKILATDEPVRAVKRKKNASMVLMSQWVTDGKADACISAGNTGALMAAGLFVVGRIDGIDRPALAPTLPTIDGKGFLMLDLGANVDAKPEHLLQYGIMGSVYAEKVRGIQNPRVGLLNIGTEEKKGTELTKQTYALLSEVDIHFVGNVESRDLLQGVADVVVTDGFTGNMVLKSIEGTAMSMFSMIKDVFTSSLKSKVAAGLVRNDLRAIKDKMDYTEYGGAGLFGLKAPVIKAHGSSNANAIFNAIKQAHEMVQYEVPATIKAAIDHHNQ, encoded by the coding sequence ATGAACTTAGCGATAGATGTAATGGGAGGCGACCACGCCCCAACAGAAATTGTAAATGGAGTGCTTTTAGCCAGAGAACACTTCCCTAAAGTGAACTTTATTTTATTTGGAGATGAGAATCAAATTTCTCCTTTGCTCTCATCGAAAGAGAGAATTGAAATTGTACATACTGAAGAAAAGATTTTAGCGACGGATGAGCCTGTTCGTGCTGTTAAGAGAAAGAAAAACGCATCTATGGTTCTTATGAGTCAGTGGGTGACTGACGGGAAAGCGGATGCTTGTATTTCAGCTGGAAACACAGGAGCGTTAATGGCAGCCGGTTTGTTTGTTGTGGGTAGGATCGACGGCATTGATCGCCCTGCATTAGCTCCGACTCTACCGACAATTGATGGCAAGGGATTTCTTATGTTGGATTTAGGGGCAAATGTAGATGCAAAACCTGAGCATCTTTTGCAATATGGGATTATGGGTAGTGTTTATGCTGAAAAAGTTAGAGGGATTCAAAACCCTCGAGTAGGATTGTTAAATATCGGTACGGAAGAGAAAAAAGGCACAGAGCTAACAAAACAAACTTACGCTCTACTAAGTGAGGTAGATATTCATTTTGTGGGTAATGTTGAATCCCGTGATCTCTTACAAGGAGTAGCAGATGTGGTTGTTACCGACGGTTTTACAGGTAATATGGTGCTGAAATCAATCGAGGGAACCGCGATGAGCATGTTTTCTATGATTAAAGACGTGTTTACTTCTTCATTAAAATCTAAAGTAGCAGCAGGTCTAGTAAGAAATGATTTACGCGCGATCAAAGATAAGATGGATTACACTGAATACGGTGGAGCGGGGTTGTTTGGATTAAAGGCACCTGTAATAAAGGCACATGGTTCATCAAATGCTAACGCCATTTTTAATGCGATTAAACAAGCACATGAGATGGTGCAATATGAGGTGCCAGCAACAATTAAAGCAGCGATTGATCATCATAATCAGTAA
- the fabG gene encoding 3-oxoacyl-[acyl-carrier-protein] reductase: MKLDGKTVLVTGASRGIGRAVALELASQGAHVVVNFAGSEAKANEVVDEIKKMGRQALAIQGDISDGEAVSSMIKRTIAEFGTLDILVNNAGITRDNLLMRMKEAEWDEVINTNLKGVFLCTKAVTRQMMKQRKGRIINIASIVGVSGNAGQANYVAAKAGVIGLTKTTAKELASRNITVNAIAPGFISTDMTDQLSDDVKNEMLKQIPLARLGEPRDIAKLVSFIASDDAAYITGQTLHVDGGMVM, translated from the coding sequence ATGAAACTAGACGGAAAAACAGTCCTAGTAACCGGCGCTTCTAGAGGAATTGGTCGAGCAGTAGCGCTTGAGCTAGCTTCTCAAGGAGCTCATGTGGTCGTCAATTTTGCTGGCAGTGAAGCAAAAGCGAATGAAGTCGTCGATGAGATTAAAAAAATGGGACGACAAGCTCTTGCCATTCAAGGAGACATAAGTGATGGAGAAGCCGTGTCGAGTATGATAAAAAGAACAATAGCCGAATTTGGCACTTTGGACATTTTAGTCAATAATGCTGGGATAACACGAGATAACTTACTTATGAGAATGAAAGAAGCCGAATGGGACGAGGTCATCAATACAAACTTGAAGGGCGTATTTCTTTGCACGAAAGCAGTAACAAGACAAATGATGAAGCAAAGAAAAGGTCGGATAATCAATATTGCCTCCATTGTTGGCGTTAGTGGAAACGCTGGTCAAGCCAATTATGTGGCTGCTAAAGCAGGCGTAATTGGCTTAACGAAAACCACTGCTAAAGAGCTGGCAAGCAGAAATATTACCGTAAATGCGATTGCACCTGGTTTTATTTCCACGGATATGACAGATCAGCTTTCTGATGACGTTAAAAATGAAATGTTAAAGCAAATACCATTAGCACGATTAGGGGAGCCTAGGGATATTGCAAAGCTTGTCTCATTTATCGCGTCAGACGATGCAGCTTATATCACGGGGCAGACTCTTCATGTTGATGGTGGCATGGTCATGTAA
- the rpmB gene encoding 50S ribosomal protein L28, with product MPKKCVVTGRKARSGNARSHAMNATKRTWGANLQKVRILVDGKPQRVWVSARALKSGKVERV from the coding sequence ATGCCAAAAAAATGCGTAGTTACAGGCCGTAAAGCTCGTTCTGGTAACGCTCGCTCCCACGCGATGAACGCTACTAAGCGTACTTGGGGCGCTAACCTTCAAAAAGTTCGCATTCTTGTAGACGGAAAGCCTCAACGTGTATGGGTTTCTGCAAGAGCACTAAAATCAGGTAAAGTGGAACGCGTTTAA
- the recG gene encoding ATP-dependent DNA helicase RecG: MKSADLAISVLDGVGQETARQLEETGIYTIGDLFEYLPYRYDDFRLKELSEVAHEERVTVEGKVHSEPSLMYYSRKKNRLTVRLLVDRYLIQAVFFNQPYLKKKIAIGQTITVSGKWDKHRQITTVQSYTLGPQTTKKDFEPLYSLKGSITSVTIRKLLDQAFSKYGEDIIENLPIHLLQQYKLVDRRTALEKLHFPASPEDMKQARRRFVYEEFLHFQLKMQGLRKFERENSFGMSQKYDLQKVKALIDSLPFPLTNAQKRVINEIFADLKSPHRMNRLLQGDVGSGKTVVAAIALYASVTAGFQGALMVPTEILAEQHAESLMQLLEPVGLNVALLTSSVKGKRRKILLEMLRAKEIDVLIGTHALIQDEVVFDSLGLVITDEQHRFGVGQRRILREKGEKTDVLFMTATPIPRTLAITVFGEMDVSNIDEMPAGRKTIETYWAKQDMLDRILGFMEKELKSGRQAYVICPLIEESEKLDVQNAIDVHSQLSLYFKEKYTVGLMHGRLTSEEKEAVMLDFSENDVQILVSTTVVEVGVNVPNATMMVIYDAERFGLSQLHQLRGRVGRGSYQSYCILLADPKTEVGKERMQVMTETTDGFVLSEKDLELRGPGDFFGKKQSGLPEFKVADMVHDFRALEVARDDAQKLIQSQAFWEKEEYQELRMFLQNSGVMTGEKLD, from the coding sequence ATGAAGAGTGCCGACTTAGCGATTTCGGTATTAGATGGTGTAGGACAAGAAACCGCTCGTCAGTTAGAGGAAACAGGTATTTACACGATAGGTGATTTATTTGAATACCTTCCCTATCGCTATGATGACTTTCGCTTAAAAGAGTTATCGGAAGTGGCTCACGAAGAGAGAGTAACAGTAGAGGGGAAGGTTCATAGCGAACCTTCTCTTATGTATTATAGTCGTAAGAAAAACCGACTTACAGTTAGGCTTCTAGTTGATCGATACCTGATTCAAGCCGTTTTTTTTAATCAACCTTATTTAAAAAAGAAAATTGCTATCGGTCAGACGATCACAGTAAGTGGTAAATGGGACAAGCATCGCCAAATTACTACGGTTCAAAGCTATACCCTCGGTCCTCAAACAACCAAAAAGGATTTCGAGCCTCTTTATTCGTTAAAAGGGTCCATCACATCAGTCACTATAAGAAAGCTATTAGATCAAGCGTTTTCTAAATATGGTGAGGATATAATTGAAAATTTACCTATTCATCTTCTCCAACAATATAAGCTCGTCGATCGGCGAACAGCCTTAGAAAAATTACATTTCCCTGCTTCACCTGAAGACATGAAACAGGCTCGTAGACGCTTTGTCTATGAAGAGTTTTTACATTTTCAATTGAAAATGCAAGGATTAAGAAAATTCGAAAGAGAAAATTCATTCGGCATGTCACAAAAGTACGATTTGCAAAAAGTGAAAGCACTCATTGATTCGTTGCCATTCCCTCTCACGAATGCGCAAAAGAGAGTGATCAATGAAATTTTTGCCGACTTGAAATCTCCTCATCGAATGAATCGCCTTCTTCAAGGGGATGTGGGTTCAGGTAAAACGGTCGTTGCGGCTATTGCTTTATATGCAAGTGTGACTGCTGGTTTTCAAGGGGCGCTGATGGTACCAACAGAGATATTAGCAGAACAACATGCAGAATCCTTAATGCAACTTCTCGAGCCGGTGGGATTAAATGTAGCGTTACTTACTTCCTCTGTTAAGGGAAAACGACGAAAAATTCTGTTAGAGATGTTACGAGCGAAGGAAATAGATGTTCTAATCGGAACGCACGCACTCATTCAAGATGAAGTGGTGTTCGATTCTTTAGGACTCGTAATTACGGATGAACAGCATCGTTTTGGTGTAGGTCAACGACGAATTCTCCGCGAAAAAGGAGAAAAAACAGATGTATTATTTATGACGGCAACACCCATTCCTAGAACACTGGCTATTACGGTATTTGGGGAAATGGACGTTTCCAATATTGATGAAATGCCTGCAGGAAGAAAGACGATTGAAACGTACTGGGCGAAACAAGACATGTTAGATAGAATCTTAGGGTTTATGGAGAAAGAGTTGAAAAGTGGACGGCAAGCCTACGTTATATGTCCTCTTATTGAAGAATCAGAAAAATTAGATGTGCAAAATGCAATTGATGTACATTCACAATTGTCGCTATACTTTAAAGAGAAATATACTGTTGGTCTTATGCATGGTAGATTGACTTCTGAGGAGAAAGAGGCGGTCATGTTGGACTTTAGCGAAAATGATGTTCAAATCCTTGTCTCAACAACTGTTGTAGAAGTCGGGGTGAATGTTCCGAATGCAACGATGATGGTCATATATGATGCGGAACGATTTGGATTGTCTCAGCTTCATCAATTGAGAGGGAGAGTAGGACGAGGGAGTTACCAATCGTATTGCATTCTTTTGGCAGATCCCAAAACAGAAGTAGGCAAAGAGCGAATGCAAGTGATGACTGAAACAACGGATGGCTTTGTTCTAAGTGAAAAAGACTTGGAATTGAGAGGACCTGGCGATTTCTTTGGTAAGAAACAAAGCGGACTACCGGAATTCAAAGTAGCCGATATGGTACATGATTTTCGGGCATTGGAAGTTGCGAGAGACGATGCTCAAAAACTAATTCAATCGCAAGCATTTTGGGAAAAGGAAGAATATCAAGAATTGAGAATGTTTTTGCAAAACTCAGGTGTTATGACGGGTGAAAAACTAGATTAA
- the spoVM gene encoding stage V sporulation protein SpoVM codes for MRFYTIKLPRFLGGLVRAMLGTFKKE; via the coding sequence ATGAGATTTTATACCATTAAATTACCAAGATTTCTAGGTGGGCTCGTACGTGCCATGCTTGGAACGTTTAAGAAAGAATAG
- the fabD gene encoding ACP S-malonyltransferase, producing the protein MSKVAFVFPGQGSQQVGMGKSLALAFPEVSKVFEQADQVLPFSLSETVFQGPIEELTKTEYAQPGILTTSLAFLELVKKEGIIPDFAAGHSLGEYSALVAAEALNFEDAVKAVYQRGKFMNEAVPFGEGSMSAILGMEKEALEIIMEETTAAGDSVQLANLNCPGQIVISGTKMGVEKASVRAKEEGAKRIIPLVVSGPFHSSLMKPAAEQFSNVLAHINFRDASFPVISNVTAQPVTSCDQFSSLLEEQLYSPVLWEDTINELVSQGVTTFVEIGPGKVLSGLIKKINRAAVTLQVHDEASLQKTIQTLKENKS; encoded by the coding sequence GTGAGTAAAGTGGCATTTGTTTTTCCAGGTCAAGGTTCTCAGCAAGTAGGAATGGGGAAGAGTCTAGCCCTCGCGTTTCCTGAGGTGAGTAAAGTGTTTGAACAAGCAGATCAAGTATTACCTTTCTCCCTCTCAGAGACGGTATTCCAAGGTCCGATTGAGGAATTAACGAAAACGGAATATGCTCAACCGGGTATTTTGACGACAAGTCTAGCTTTCTTAGAGTTAGTGAAAAAGGAGGGGATAATCCCTGACTTTGCGGCTGGTCATAGTTTAGGGGAATATTCCGCGCTTGTCGCAGCAGAAGCTTTAAATTTTGAAGATGCAGTGAAGGCTGTGTATCAGCGAGGAAAGTTTATGAACGAGGCCGTTCCTTTTGGTGAAGGTAGCATGAGTGCGATTTTGGGAATGGAAAAAGAAGCTTTAGAAATTATCATGGAAGAGACGACGGCAGCTGGAGATTCGGTACAACTCGCCAATTTAAATTGTCCAGGACAAATTGTTATCTCCGGCACGAAAATGGGTGTAGAGAAGGCATCCGTGCGGGCAAAGGAAGAGGGAGCAAAGAGAATTATTCCTCTTGTAGTGAGTGGACCGTTTCATTCATCCTTAATGAAACCTGCAGCCGAGCAATTTTCTAACGTCTTAGCACATATTAATTTCCGAGATGCTTCTTTTCCGGTGATTTCAAATGTAACAGCTCAACCAGTGACTAGCTGCGATCAATTTTCTTCTTTGCTTGAAGAACAATTGTATTCACCAGTGTTATGGGAAGATACAATCAATGAGTTGGTTTCACAAGGAGTAACGACCTTTGTTGAAATTGGTCCTGGAAAGGTATTGTCAGGTCTAATAAAAAAAATAAATAGAGCTGCGGTTACGTTGCAAGTCCACGATGAGGCAAGTTTACAAAAAACGATTCAAACCTTAAAGGAGAATAAATCATGA
- the sdaAB gene encoding L-serine ammonia-lyase, iron-sulfur-dependent subunit beta, producing MKYKSVFDIIGPVMIGPSSSHTAGAARIGRVARSLFRREPKWATISFYGSFAKTYRGHGTDVALIGGLLDFDTDDERIISSIELAKENGMSITFIEEDAITEHPNTARIHIGDDQGTMELVGISIGGGKIEIIELNGFQLKLSGHHPAILVVHDDRFGAIASVSTILAQHHINIGHMEVSRKEMGKMALMTIEVDQNISDEILMEIGQLINITQVTRIVD from the coding sequence GTGAAATACAAATCGGTATTTGATATTATTGGTCCTGTGATGATTGGTCCATCGAGTTCTCATACGGCGGGTGCGGCTCGAATCGGTCGGGTTGCTAGGAGTTTATTTAGAAGAGAACCTAAGTGGGCCACAATTTCATTTTATGGATCATTTGCAAAAACGTACAGAGGTCATGGGACAGATGTAGCGTTAATCGGTGGATTATTGGATTTTGATACGGATGATGAACGGATTATCTCTTCCATTGAGCTAGCGAAAGAAAACGGTATGAGTATCACTTTTATTGAAGAGGACGCCATAACGGAACATCCAAATACGGCAAGAATTCATATAGGAGACGACCAAGGAACCATGGAGCTTGTCGGAATTTCCATTGGTGGAGGAAAAATTGAAATCATTGAACTTAATGGCTTTCAATTAAAGCTAAGTGGCCATCATCCTGCTATTCTTGTTGTTCACGATGACCGTTTTGGTGCTATTGCTTCTGTTTCGACAATATTAGCTCAGCATCACATTAATATCGGTCATATGGAAGTGTCGCGAAAAGAGATGGGGAAAATGGCGTTAATGACCATTGAGGTTGATCAAAATATAAGTGACGAAATTTTAATGGAAATTGGTCAGCTTATTAATATTACCCAAGTAACAAGAATTGTAGATTAA
- a CDS encoding DAK2 domain-containing protein, with product MSITALEGNRFAEMVIQGANHLAANAQMVDALNVFPVPDGDTGTNMNLSMTSGAKEVKENTQGNIGKVSASLSRGLLMGARGNSGVILSQLFRGFGKAIESKAEVSTVEFASALDAGVQTAYKAVMKPVEGTILTVAKDAAKKAVEVAKDEPDFINFMGKVVEEGQASLNRTPDLLPVLKEVGVVDSGGQGLLLVYEGFLAELKGETLAEMKSMQPAMEELVSAEHHKVQDFMNTEDIEFGYCTEFMVKFTEEKMAVNPFLEESFRQDLSQYGDSLLVISDEDIVKVHIHSEQPGDVLTYGQRFGDLIKMKIENMREQHTSIVGNSTLTPSKKRKTEQKNEKKEYGIVTVTMGEGIADLFRSIGATNVIEGGQTMNPSTEDIVKAIKEANAEKVILLPNNKNIIMAAEQAAQVAEGEVIVIPSKTVPQGMAALLAFNPSAPLKDNQSGMSAALSFVKTGQITYAVRDTNIDGVEISKDDFMGIADGKIILTNSSKVETAKLLLQDMIDEESEILTILYGEDVSTEEVTSLKEFVENQFGEVEVETHNGKQPLYSFIFSIE from the coding sequence GTGTCAATTACAGCATTAGAAGGAAATCGTTTTGCAGAAATGGTGATACAAGGAGCCAACCACTTAGCAGCAAATGCGCAAATGGTCGATGCACTTAACGTATTTCCGGTTCCAGATGGAGACACTGGAACTAACATGAACTTATCAATGACATCAGGAGCAAAAGAAGTAAAGGAAAATACCCAAGGGAACATTGGGAAAGTTTCTGCCTCACTTTCACGAGGCTTGCTAATGGGGGCACGCGGTAATTCGGGTGTTATTTTGTCCCAACTATTTAGAGGTTTTGGGAAGGCAATCGAATCCAAAGCGGAAGTTTCAACCGTAGAATTTGCTTCAGCGTTAGATGCAGGGGTTCAAACAGCCTATAAAGCTGTCATGAAACCGGTAGAAGGCACAATTTTAACCGTGGCCAAAGATGCTGCGAAAAAAGCTGTAGAAGTGGCGAAAGATGAGCCTGATTTTATTAATTTTATGGGAAAAGTGGTTGAAGAAGGTCAAGCATCCCTAAATCGAACGCCCGATCTGCTACCAGTTTTGAAAGAAGTAGGAGTTGTTGATAGCGGCGGTCAAGGGCTTTTGCTTGTGTATGAAGGATTTTTAGCAGAATTAAAAGGTGAGACCTTAGCAGAGATGAAATCGATGCAACCTGCTATGGAAGAATTGGTTAGTGCTGAACATCATAAAGTTCAGGATTTCATGAATACAGAAGATATTGAATTTGGATATTGTACGGAGTTTATGGTGAAGTTTACGGAAGAGAAGATGGCGGTAAATCCTTTTCTCGAAGAATCTTTCCGACAAGATTTAAGCCAATATGGTGACTCACTTCTTGTGATCTCCGACGAAGATATTGTCAAAGTGCATATTCATTCTGAGCAACCAGGTGATGTTTTGACGTACGGCCAACGTTTTGGTGATTTAATCAAGATGAAAATCGAAAATATGCGTGAGCAACACACCTCTATTGTTGGTAATTCAACACTAACACCATCTAAGAAAAGAAAGACTGAACAAAAGAACGAAAAGAAAGAATACGGAATAGTGACCGTAACAATGGGAGAAGGTATAGCGGATCTCTTTAGAAGCATTGGAGCGACGAATGTCATTGAAGGTGGACAAACGATGAATCCAAGTACGGAAGATATCGTTAAAGCAATTAAAGAAGCTAATGCTGAAAAAGTGATTCTTCTTCCGAATAATAAAAATATCATTATGGCTGCTGAGCAAGCTGCTCAAGTCGCTGAAGGAGAAGTAATCGTCATCCCTTCTAAAACAGTACCTCAAGGTATGGCTGCCCTTCTCGCATTCAACCCATCCGCACCATTAAAGGATAACCAGTCCGGTATGAGTGCAGCGCTTTCTTTTGTAAAGACTGGTCAAATTACGTATGCTGTTCGTGATACGAATATCGACGGTGTTGAAATAAGCAAAGATGACTTTATGGGTATTGCTGATGGGAAAATTATCTTAACCAATTCGAGTAAAGTAGAAACAGCAAAATTATTACTACAAGATATGATTGATGAAGAGTCTGAAATCTTAACGATTCTTTACGGTGAAGATGTTTCTACAGAGGAAGTGACAAGCCTAAAGGAATTTGTAGAAAATCAATTTGGAGAAGTTGAAGTTGAAACACATAACGGCAAACAACCTTTGTATTCATTTATATTTTCAATTGAATAG
- a CDS encoding thiamine diphosphokinase: protein MELNIYIVGGGPQTELPLLSEWNEKNVLWVGVDKGVYILLKQGIIPERAFGDFDSVSQEEWEEIQQYAKQINQYQPEKDETDMELALNWAVKQNPDKIRIFGGTGGRLDHFMANIQLLIRTMNKEESIKIELIDRKNRLNVFQPGHYTIEKLDSKRYISFFPVSQEVRGLTLSGFKYELINHHISLGSTLCISNELIQFNGTFSFSDGILLMVRSED, encoded by the coding sequence ATAGAATTGAATATTTATATTGTAGGAGGAGGACCTCAAACGGAACTCCCTTTATTATCCGAATGGAATGAAAAAAATGTCCTATGGGTCGGGGTTGACAAGGGTGTTTATATCTTGTTAAAACAAGGGATCATACCTGAAAGGGCATTTGGTGATTTTGACTCGGTATCTCAAGAGGAATGGGAAGAAATTCAACAATATGCCAAGCAGATTAATCAATATCAACCAGAGAAAGATGAAACAGATATGGAGCTTGCCCTAAATTGGGCTGTAAAGCAGAATCCCGACAAAATCCGTATTTTTGGAGGGACTGGTGGCCGACTAGATCATTTTATGGCGAATATTCAATTGCTAATTCGCACAATGAATAAAGAAGAATCAATAAAAATCGAATTGATTGACCGAAAAAATCGCTTGAATGTCTTTCAACCGGGACATTATACAATTGAAAAACTGGATTCCAAAAGATACATATCTTTTTTCCCCGTCAGCCAAGAGGTGAGAGGTTTAACTCTGTCAGGATTTAAGTATGAGTTAATCAATCATCATATTTCATTAGGGTCTACACTTTGTATTAGTAATGAACTAATTCAATTCAATGGTACTTTTTCATTTAGCGACGGCATATTATTGATGGTAAGAAGCGAAGATTAA
- a CDS encoding protoglobin domain-containing protein, with protein MGSATSEKITILHITEQDLSNITTLQPMIEENVPEIVDSCHRTILVIPQLETIINQYSSVEKLRQTLTRHFIELFNGVIDDEFVEKRLCVAMIHYRIGLKPDWYMGVFQTLQEWVIQSVFELESQSDRQVVLIQSSLKLLNLKQQIVVEKYEEGNFRQQSQQYEQINLDLKGKFLT; from the coding sequence TTGGGTTCTGCTACTTCTGAGAAAATCACTATACTTCATATTACAGAACAAGATTTAAGTAATATTACGACTCTCCAGCCAATGATTGAGGAAAATGTCCCTGAAATAGTCGATTCATGCCATCGAACGATATTGGTAATTCCGCAGTTAGAAACAATCATTAATCAATATAGTTCAGTGGAGAAATTAAGACAAACGTTAACGAGGCATTTTATCGAATTATTTAATGGAGTAATAGATGATGAATTTGTCGAAAAAAGATTATGTGTTGCCATGATCCATTACAGAATTGGCTTAAAGCCCGATTGGTATATGGGGGTATTTCAGACTCTTCAAGAGTGGGTGATTCAATCCGTTTTTGAATTAGAAAGTCAATCAGATCGACAGGTCGTCCTCATCCAATCATCTCTTAAACTATTAAACTTAAAACAGCAAATTGTCGTAGAGAAGTACGAAGAAGGAAATTTTCGTCAACAATCGCAACAATATGAACAAATTAATCTGGATCTTAAAGGGAAATTTTTGACATAA
- the sdaAA gene encoding L-serine ammonia-lyase, iron-sulfur-dependent, subunit alpha — MFRNVAELVELAESQNKKISEIMIEQEMKYKGKSKAEILSIMERNLEVMEQAVEKGLGGVQSHSGLTGGDAVLMKKYIEKGNVLSGETILDAVSKAVATNEVNAAMGTICATPTAGSAGVVPGTLFAVKSKLKPTREQMVSFLFTSGAFGFVVANNASISGAEGGCQAEVGSAAGMAAAAIVELAGGTPSQCAEAMAITLKNMLGLVCDPVAGLVEVPCVKRNAMGAANAMVAADMALAGIQSRIPCDEVIDAMYRIGQSMPVALRETAQGGLAATPTGRELEAKIFGIPLDKK; from the coding sequence ATGTTTCGAAATGTGGCTGAACTTGTAGAGTTAGCGGAGAGTCAAAATAAAAAAATATCTGAGATTATGATTGAACAAGAAATGAAGTATAAAGGGAAATCAAAAGCGGAAATTCTATCGATAATGGAGCGAAATCTAGAGGTGATGGAACAAGCAGTTGAAAAAGGATTAGGTGGCGTCCAGTCTCATTCAGGATTAACTGGCGGAGATGCTGTACTAATGAAAAAGTATATTGAGAAGGGGAATGTACTGAGCGGAGAAACGATTTTGGATGCAGTGAGCAAAGCGGTTGCAACTAATGAAGTCAATGCGGCTATGGGAACCATCTGTGCAACTCCTACAGCTGGATCAGCAGGAGTTGTACCTGGAACTTTGTTTGCTGTTAAAAGTAAACTGAAACCAACCCGTGAACAAATGGTGTCTTTCTTGTTTACTTCAGGGGCCTTTGGGTTTGTTGTTGCAAATAATGCCTCTATATCGGGAGCAGAAGGTGGTTGTCAAGCTGAGGTAGGGTCTGCAGCAGGTATGGCAGCTGCAGCCATTGTCGAGTTAGCAGGAGGTACCCCTTCGCAATGTGCTGAAGCGATGGCGATTACATTAAAAAATATGTTAGGACTCGTTTGTGATCCAGTAGCTGGCCTGGTGGAAGTCCCATGTGTCAAGCGCAATGCAATGGGAGCGGCTAATGCAATGGTAGCAGCAGATATGGCCTTAGCTGGAATTCAAAGTCGCATCCCTTGTGATGAAGTAATAGATGCGATGTATCGTATTGGTCAAAGCATGCCCGTAGCGCTCAGAGAAACCGCCCAAGGAGGTCTAGCTGCTACGCCAACAGGACGTGAGCTTGAGGCAAAAATCTTTGGCATCCCGCTAGATAAAAAATAA
- a CDS encoding Asp23/Gls24 family envelope stress response protein, which translates to MSIELTNKLGQIDISNDVIAMIAGGAAVDCYGIVGMASKSQIKDGLTDILRKENFTRGVIVRQEAEEVHIDMYIIVSYGTKISEVANNVQSKVKYTLDKTVGLSVDSVNIFVQGVRVTNP; encoded by the coding sequence ATGTCCATCGAACTAACTAACAAATTAGGGCAAATCGATATTTCAAACGATGTAATTGCTATGATTGCAGGTGGTGCAGCTGTAGATTGCTACGGAATCGTAGGAATGGCTTCAAAAAGCCAAATTAAAGACGGTTTAACAGACATATTACGAAAAGAAAATTTCACACGTGGTGTGATTGTTCGCCAAGAAGCGGAAGAAGTACATATTGATATGTATATCATTGTAAGCTACGGAACGAAAATATCTGAAGTTGCTAATAATGTTCAATCAAAAGTGAAATATACTTTGGATAAAACCGTCGGATTATCGGTTGATTCCGTTAATATTTTTGTACAAGGAGTTCGAGTAACGAACCCGTAG
- the fapR gene encoding transcription factor FapR — protein MKLTKKVRQEQLRETIGENPFITDDELSERFGVSVQTIRLDRMELSIPELRERIKHVAEKTISGELKSLPIEEVIGEIIDIDLDQSAISIFDVRGEHVFKRNQIARGHHLFAQANSLAVAVINDELALTAESKIRFHRPVREGERIIAKAKVSTATNDKGRTIVEVNSFVGQELVFNGIFEMYRSKSEAKDVRK, from the coding sequence ATGAAATTGACCAAAAAAGTACGACAAGAACAATTAAGAGAAACAATTGGAGAAAATCCATTTATTACTGACGATGAACTGTCAGAACGATTTGGCGTGAGTGTGCAAACGATCCGGTTAGATCGTATGGAGTTATCCATACCTGAATTAAGGGAAAGAATCAAACACGTTGCAGAGAAGACGATCTCTGGTGAATTAAAATCTCTACCAATTGAAGAAGTAATTGGGGAAATTATAGATATAGATCTGGATCAAAGTGCCATATCGATTTTTGATGTTAGAGGAGAGCATGTTTTTAAAAGAAACCAAATTGCTCGAGGGCATCATTTATTTGCACAAGCGAATTCTCTAGCAGTTGCAGTGATAAATGACGAACTTGCCCTGACGGCAGAATCAAAAATCCGTTTCCATCGACCTGTTCGAGAAGGAGAGCGCATCATCGCCAAAGCGAAAGTCTCTACCGCTACAAATGATAAAGGAAGAACCATAGTAGAGGTGAATAGTTTTGTAGGACAAGAGCTAGTGTTTAATGGTATCTTTGAGATGTATCGTTCGAAGTCAGAAGCAAAGGATGTTAGGAAATGA